A genomic region of uncultured Paludibaculum sp. contains the following coding sequences:
- a CDS encoding Gfo/Idh/MocA family oxidoreductase produces the protein MADNKDLTRRDAIKAAGAATIAGVAASHLQGAPAILKARAATNAVNYGMVGTGSRGTYLLKHLKGIDTGRCVAICDLTDDALNKADQTIGGSPKRYKDYRELLADKNVETVFVTTPLFMHFPVTKDALEAGKHVFCEKSMVFRPEEVHALRALAAARPKQTLQVGLQRRYSGMYQAARQMIEKGMLGDVTYVQAQWHRNPGWKMKKGVPNERMANWRLFREYSGGLVAELASHQIDVADRMLGMTPESVQGLGSHDFLFDGRDILDNVQLIYKYPKGRRLVWTGIPGSSHWAGVGGQRTEMGEIICGTQGTIHITIGDDNNLPIGMWFREPNPPSKVEEAGKKKEAFKAGSTMVAAAGSRPLPILLGKDLMTGNESFLEKEMKFARQWLYQKGIMVPLEERNPVDIELESFFNDIKTGGHPRADIEVGLQDSIAVILSNMALDEGRTVSFKEIETLGKAGAPAAKPAAKPAVKKG, from the coding sequence ATGGCCGACAACAAGGATCTGACGCGTCGTGACGCCATCAAGGCTGCTGGCGCAGCTACTATCGCCGGTGTCGCCGCCTCCCACCTTCAGGGAGCGCCCGCCATCTTGAAAGCGCGTGCCGCCACGAACGCCGTCAACTATGGCATGGTCGGCACCGGTAGCCGCGGGACCTATCTGCTCAAGCACTTGAAGGGAATCGACACCGGCCGTTGCGTCGCCATCTGCGATCTCACCGACGACGCCCTCAACAAGGCCGACCAGACCATCGGCGGCAGCCCCAAGCGCTACAAGGACTATCGCGAACTTCTCGCCGACAAGAACGTCGAAACCGTCTTCGTCACCACCCCGCTCTTCATGCACTTCCCGGTCACCAAGGATGCCTTGGAAGCCGGCAAGCACGTCTTCTGCGAGAAGAGCATGGTGTTCAGGCCGGAGGAGGTACACGCGCTGCGTGCCCTCGCCGCTGCCCGCCCCAAGCAGACCCTTCAGGTCGGCCTCCAGCGCCGCTACAGCGGCATGTACCAGGCTGCCCGTCAGATGATCGAAAAGGGCATGCTCGGCGATGTCACCTACGTTCAGGCCCAATGGCACCGCAACCCCGGTTGGAAGATGAAGAAGGGCGTGCCCAATGAGCGCATGGCCAACTGGCGCCTTTTCCGCGAATACTCCGGCGGCCTTGTGGCCGAACTCGCCTCTCACCAGATCGACGTGGCCGACCGCATGCTCGGCATGACCCCTGAATCCGTCCAGGGCCTCGGCTCCCACGACTTCCTGTTCGACGGCCGCGACATCCTCGACAACGTCCAACTCATCTACAAGTACCCCAAGGGCCGCCGCCTGGTTTGGACCGGCATCCCTGGTTCGTCCCACTGGGCGGGTGTCGGCGGTCAGCGCACCGAAATGGGCGAAATCATCTGTGGCACTCAGGGCACCATCCACATCACCATCGGCGACGACAACAACCTGCCCATCGGTATGTGGTTCAGAGAGCCCAACCCGCCGTCCAAGGTAGAAGAAGCAGGCAAGAAAAAGGAAGCCTTCAAGGCAGGCTCCACCATGGTCGCTGCCGCCGGCTCCCGCCCGCTGCCCATCCTCCTCGGCAAGGATCTCATGACGGGCAACGAGAGCTTCCTCGAGAAGGAAATGAAGTTCGCCCGCCAGTGGCTGTATCAGAAGGGCATTATGGTTCCGCTCGAAGAGCGCAACCCGGTCGACATCGAACTCGAGAGCTTCTTCAACGACATCAAGACGGGCGGCCACCCGCGCGCCGACATCGAAGTTGGTCTGCAGGATTCCATCGCCGTCATCCTCTCCAATATGGCCCTCGACGAGGGCCGCACGGTCTCCTTCAAGGAAATCGAGACGCTCGGGAAGGCTGGCGCCCCGGCTGCGAAGCCTGCCGCTAAGCCCGCCGTCAAGAAGGGCTAA
- a CDS encoding response regulator encodes MQRADLDQWKSSEVARLLALVETERRYYQDIFAFLPVALAIVDGEWGLIAVNREFRRRFGLRNADLSRLRLPDLLPDPQLEAALAEVLQTGRPRLDHPILLGGEGSALHLTATIQRVPGWQAGAEDELLLTIGEEHASVSSVPAASLGSPADPALERRRQWDFIEESKRGAIERLSGRLAHVANNLLMIIGGYAEELMESLPPEDDRRNDVAEIVKASNRMGALTHDLSSLIRPHVPDAARLNVDEWATAATARWGVVSDAGTGLQIQTSRQLLDQIVHETLRHLRPEPGTAELHIRASGESAVEIALHLPGLTVSSETRERLFEPFSGPKEGSDPPLGLAGLVRPWQALEGTITFEAEPGETPRLVLTCPQSSVAVLPETTTTVLVVEDEPGIRSLIVKALERHGYRVIHAPAAAGALTVFDTLDMPLDLLVTDLTMPGQSGRELAESVRAKWPDAGVLFISGFTEDAELVAQIGARKLPEKTRFLAKPFHVAQLITEVKALLAG; translated from the coding sequence ATGCAACGCGCTGATCTTGATCAATGGAAGTCGTCCGAAGTCGCGCGCTTGCTCGCCCTGGTTGAGACGGAACGTCGCTACTACCAGGACATCTTCGCCTTTCTGCCCGTCGCCCTTGCGATTGTTGACGGGGAATGGGGCCTCATCGCCGTGAATCGCGAGTTCCGGCGCCGTTTCGGTTTGCGCAACGCCGACCTCTCGCGTTTGCGCCTGCCCGATCTGCTGCCCGATCCGCAGCTCGAAGCCGCACTGGCCGAGGTTCTTCAGACCGGCCGGCCCCGCCTCGATCATCCGATTTTGCTGGGTGGTGAAGGCTCGGCGCTCCACCTTACCGCCACAATCCAGAGAGTCCCAGGATGGCAGGCCGGCGCGGAGGATGAGCTTCTCCTCACCATTGGCGAGGAGCATGCCTCGGTATCCTCGGTGCCGGCCGCCTCCCTGGGGTCGCCCGCCGACCCCGCCTTGGAGCGCCGCCGCCAGTGGGACTTCATCGAGGAATCCAAACGCGGCGCAATCGAGCGCCTCTCCGGGCGTCTCGCCCATGTCGCCAATAATCTCCTGATGATCATCGGTGGCTATGCCGAGGAGCTCATGGAGAGTCTTCCGCCGGAGGACGACCGCCGCAATGATGTGGCGGAGATTGTCAAAGCCTCCAATCGCATGGGTGCGCTCACCCACGACCTCTCCTCACTCATCCGGCCACACGTCCCAGACGCGGCACGGCTGAACGTCGATGAGTGGGCCACCGCGGCGACCGCGCGTTGGGGCGTCGTCTCGGACGCCGGCACAGGACTTCAGATCCAGACATCCCGCCAGTTGCTCGATCAGATCGTCCACGAAACATTGCGCCATCTCAGGCCTGAGCCCGGCACCGCCGAGCTCCACATCCGCGCCAGCGGTGAGAGTGCCGTCGAGATCGCACTCCACCTGCCGGGACTCACGGTCTCCAGCGAGACTCGCGAGCGCCTCTTTGAGCCCTTCTCCGGGCCCAAAGAGGGCTCCGATCCGCCTCTCGGCCTCGCCGGCCTTGTTCGCCCCTGGCAGGCCCTGGAAGGCACCATCACCTTCGAGGCGGAGCCCGGCGAGACCCCACGTCTCGTTCTCACCTGCCCTCAATCTTCCGTGGCAGTCCTGCCCGAGACAACCACGACTGTTCTCGTCGTTGAGGATGAACCCGGCATCCGGTCACTCATTGTCAAAGCTCTCGAACGGCACGGCTATCGCGTGATCCACGCCCCCGCGGCCGCCGGTGCCCTCACCGTCTTCGACACGCTGGATATGCCGCTCGATCTCCTGGTCACCGACCTCACGATGCCCGGTCAGAGCGGGCGTGAGTTGGCGGAAAGCGTACGTGCCAAGTGGCCCGACGCAGGCGTGTTGTTCATCTCGGGCTTCACCGAGGATGCTGAACTGGTTGCCCAGATTGGAGCTCGCAAGCTGCCGGAAAAGACCCGATTTCTCGCCAAGCCCTTCCACGTTGCCCAACTCATCACTGAAGTGAAAGCCCTGCTAGCCGGCTAG
- a CDS encoding TonB-dependent receptor translates to MTIRHSWVCLTLLLLAGTVSAVLPLSAQTTNAAIIGIVTDASGGAVPNATVTATNTGTGVTRVVTSNEAGAFTLNPLIPGPYELKVTNAGFKTKVQSNITLETGATMKIDVQLEVGQVSEQIEVTAAAPMMQTQEASVASVVTTSQLERIPVNGRNFTRLIVMMPGTSDIAPNQSKGGQAGLQMVSVNGQRQQDSNYTIDGVDNNMMYMSSGVGAPPMDAIQEFRVATNNSAEFGRSAGANVNLSIKSGTRDLHGSVYEYFRNDKLDANDWFRNAQAQANPATQATRVPFRQNQYGVAVGGPVVLPKVYNGRDHTFWFASWEGYRRRRGNTTISSTPIATWRTGDFSSFNKQIYDPLTGVQTANGIVRQPFAGNIIPQARINAGMKYLTDTYLPTPNAGGQTNNYIMTDPTANDRDMLVLRGDHTLGSKDTFFARYMRQRVGENSPSNFSTVRVNAVRIDSDNFGVGWNHIFGPTTVLEVKYGYNHPNNPGCDQFKNGLKRADVLAKAGIKMFDSQALCDVMPNFSADGLFGTFAGGGGETIIDTDHQYEGKLSKMMGRHSIKFGGQYMRRAMDAFFANPTNGSANFWSSMTNSAEDPTAGNSYATALLGYPNAIARGVGIPNAQGRQNSYSAFFQDDWRVTDKLTVNLGVRWEGFNRPYDAQDALGNLLVTRENGQDKAQLMWAGINPLTDPVTGRTGEGPRTFGYGRTLMKNRWLNFAPRVGIAYQANSKTVVRMAFGMFFNSTFMQELNDLRKFWPYLPQQVFSPNNTGAIPDTSISDQGPSFNSTQALGGWPQDPNNRSPYSQQWNIFVQRELMQDVTLDVGYVGSANRNQVGYVGWNNALQPVAAGVANPRRFAASGFTGNLDGGSNVFASEYNAMEAKITKRFSKGLSILANYTWGKVMDDQSSLPEAKYQDMFNRRADWSPASYDLRHAFKVGYVYDLPFGKGRTFGTTWNSFADAFLGGWALEGIIQVQTGRPLNVTSGQDTAHTGKYIGRADVTGVPILPMEQRSVNKWFNTDAFSMPVNAYGNSGANTIRADGKVAADVSVAKKFKFFERQSVELRGEFYNLPNVINFGNPDTNRSSATFGRITSAGSARQVQFALRYAF, encoded by the coding sequence ATGACCATCAGACACAGTTGGGTGTGCCTCACATTACTCCTTTTAGCCGGCACCGTCTCCGCCGTGCTGCCCCTTTCCGCGCAGACCACGAATGCCGCAATCATTGGGATTGTCACTGACGCCTCAGGCGGTGCCGTTCCGAATGCAACCGTTACCGCTACCAACACGGGCACAGGTGTAACCCGCGTCGTCACCAGCAACGAGGCTGGCGCTTTCACCCTCAACCCGCTCATCCCCGGACCCTACGAGCTCAAGGTCACCAACGCTGGTTTCAAGACCAAAGTCCAGTCCAACATCACCCTTGAAACCGGCGCCACCATGAAGATCGACGTCCAGCTCGAGGTCGGTCAGGTGAGCGAGCAGATCGAAGTCACCGCCGCCGCGCCCATGATGCAGACCCAGGAAGCCTCCGTGGCCAGTGTGGTCACCACTTCGCAACTCGAACGCATCCCGGTGAACGGCCGCAACTTCACACGTCTGATCGTCATGATGCCCGGTACCAGCGACATCGCTCCCAACCAGTCCAAGGGCGGCCAGGCCGGCCTCCAGATGGTCTCGGTGAACGGGCAGCGCCAGCAGGACAGCAACTACACCATCGACGGTGTCGACAACAACATGATGTACATGAGCTCAGGCGTCGGCGCGCCCCCCATGGACGCCATCCAGGAGTTCCGCGTCGCCACCAACAACTCCGCTGAATTCGGCCGCAGCGCCGGAGCCAACGTGAATCTGTCGATCAAGTCCGGCACCCGCGACCTCCATGGCAGCGTCTACGAGTACTTCCGCAACGACAAACTCGACGCCAACGACTGGTTCCGCAATGCCCAGGCGCAAGCCAACCCGGCCACACAGGCGACCCGCGTTCCCTTCCGCCAGAATCAGTACGGCGTCGCCGTCGGCGGCCCCGTCGTACTGCCTAAGGTGTACAACGGCCGCGACCACACCTTCTGGTTCGCCAGTTGGGAAGGCTACCGCCGCCGCCGCGGCAATACAACGATCAGTTCCACGCCCATCGCCACCTGGCGCACCGGTGACTTCTCCAGCTTCAACAAGCAGATCTACGACCCACTCACCGGTGTCCAGACCGCCAACGGCATCGTGCGTCAGCCCTTCGCCGGCAACATCATTCCGCAGGCCCGCATCAATGCCGGCATGAAGTATCTCACCGATACTTACCTGCCGACGCCCAACGCCGGTGGCCAGACGAACAACTACATCATGACCGACCCCACCGCGAACGATCGCGACATGCTCGTCCTGCGCGGTGACCATACCCTCGGCTCCAAGGACACCTTCTTTGCCCGCTACATGCGCCAACGCGTCGGGGAGAACAGCCCCTCCAACTTCTCCACCGTCCGGGTCAATGCCGTCCGCATCGATTCCGACAACTTCGGAGTCGGCTGGAACCACATCTTCGGCCCCACCACCGTGCTCGAAGTGAAGTACGGCTACAACCACCCCAACAACCCTGGTTGCGACCAGTTCAAGAATGGTCTGAAACGCGCCGATGTTCTCGCCAAGGCCGGCATCAAGATGTTCGACAGCCAGGCTCTCTGCGACGTGATGCCGAACTTCAGTGCGGATGGTCTGTTCGGCACTTTCGCCGGCGGCGGCGGCGAAACGATCATTGATACCGACCACCAGTACGAAGGCAAGCTCTCCAAAATGATGGGCCGCCATTCCATCAAGTTCGGCGGACAGTACATGCGCCGCGCCATGGATGCCTTCTTTGCCAACCCCACCAATGGCAGCGCCAACTTCTGGTCCAGCATGACCAATTCGGCCGAGGATCCCACTGCGGGCAACTCATACGCCACTGCGCTGCTGGGCTACCCCAACGCAATCGCTCGCGGCGTCGGCATTCCTAATGCCCAGGGCCGGCAAAACTCCTACTCAGCGTTCTTCCAGGACGACTGGCGCGTTACCGATAAGCTGACTGTCAACCTCGGCGTCCGCTGGGAAGGGTTCAACCGCCCCTACGACGCCCAGGATGCCCTCGGCAACCTGCTCGTTACCCGCGAGAACGGCCAGGACAAGGCCCAGTTGATGTGGGCCGGAATCAATCCGCTGACCGATCCCGTGACCGGCCGCACCGGCGAGGGCCCACGTACCTTCGGCTATGGCCGCACCCTGATGAAGAACCGCTGGCTGAACTTTGCCCCCCGCGTCGGTATTGCTTACCAGGCCAACTCGAAGACCGTCGTCCGCATGGCCTTCGGCATGTTCTTCAACAGTACCTTCATGCAGGAGTTGAACGACTTGCGCAAATTCTGGCCCTACCTGCCACAGCAGGTCTTCAGCCCGAACAACACCGGCGCAATCCCCGACACTTCCATCTCCGATCAGGGTCCCTCATTCAACAGCACCCAGGCCCTGGGCGGCTGGCCGCAGGATCCAAACAACCGCTCTCCCTATTCCCAGCAGTGGAACATCTTCGTACAGCGCGAGCTCATGCAGGATGTCACCCTGGATGTCGGCTATGTCGGTTCCGCCAACCGCAACCAGGTGGGTTACGTCGGGTGGAACAACGCCCTGCAGCCGGTGGCCGCGGGCGTGGCGAATCCTCGCCGCTTTGCTGCATCCGGCTTCACCGGGAACCTCGACGGTGGCAGCAATGTGTTCGCCTCCGAGTACAACGCCATGGAAGCGAAGATTACCAAGCGCTTCAGCAAGGGCTTGTCGATTCTCGCCAACTACACCTGGGGCAAGGTCATGGACGATCAGTCGTCGCTGCCCGAAGCCAAATATCAGGACATGTTCAACCGCCGCGCCGATTGGTCGCCCGCCAGCTACGACCTGCGCCATGCGTTCAAGGTCGGCTATGTCTACGACCTGCCATTTGGCAAAGGCCGCACCTTCGGGACCACCTGGAATAGCTTCGCAGATGCATTCCTCGGCGGCTGGGCCTTGGAAGGGATCATACAAGTCCAGACCGGACGCCCGCTCAACGTGACCTCCGGCCAGGACACCGCCCATACCGGCAAGTACATCGGCCGCGCCGACGTGACCGGCGTTCCCATCCTGCCCATGGAGCAGCGTTCCGTCAACAAGTGGTTCAACACCGACGCCTTCTCCATGCCCGTCAACGCCTATGGCAATTCCGGTGCCAACACCATCCGCGCCGACGGCAAGGTTGCCGCCGACGTATCCGTTGCCAAGAAGTTCAAGTTCTTCGAACGGCAGTCCGTCGAACTCCGCGGCGAGTTCTACAACTTGCCGAACGTGATCAATTTCGGCAATCCGGATACGAACCGGAGTTCGGCCACCTTTGGCAGAATCACCAGCGCGGGCAGCGCCCGTCAGGTGCAGTTCGCCCTCCGCTACGCGTTCTAA
- a CDS encoding YihY/virulence factor BrkB family protein produces the protein MYKLFEEVEVSAKDLKGDWRHLWHYILETEVHVYAFAIGGNVLLSLWPFLMVMISLCRNVFHWSAAEEAIYVAVKDYFAGSTGEFLVFNLRTIASYTYRVEWISLIMLLFVSNGVFLPLEVALNRAWEVKVNRSLLKNQLVSMGLIVACGALTLLTAAFTAANLQLLSGVENYHATAFTWIVRLAFKIASIPITIVLLFLVYCYLPNTKVSKKHVLPRAIIVGLVLEALKWINMLVWPWMYKKFSHEYGVFVNSITIFTWGFVAGLVVLAGAEWTARSVRQAVTTSVLRAPIQDRIGAESEPRS, from the coding sequence TTGTACAAGCTGTTTGAAGAAGTCGAGGTCTCCGCCAAGGACCTGAAGGGTGATTGGCGGCACCTCTGGCACTATATCCTCGAGACTGAAGTACACGTCTACGCTTTCGCCATCGGCGGAAACGTGCTGCTCTCATTGTGGCCGTTTCTGATGGTCATGATCTCGCTCTGCCGCAACGTCTTCCATTGGAGCGCCGCGGAAGAGGCCATCTATGTCGCCGTGAAGGACTACTTCGCCGGCAGCACTGGAGAGTTCCTGGTCTTCAACCTGCGCACCATTGCCAGCTACACCTACCGCGTCGAGTGGATCTCTCTCATCATGCTGCTGTTCGTCTCCAACGGCGTGTTCCTGCCCCTCGAGGTCGCTCTCAACCGCGCCTGGGAGGTTAAGGTTAACCGTAGCCTGTTGAAAAACCAGCTCGTGAGTATGGGACTCATCGTCGCCTGCGGAGCCCTCACCCTGCTTACCGCGGCCTTCACCGCCGCCAATCTGCAGCTGCTCTCCGGCGTCGAGAACTATCACGCCACCGCGTTCACCTGGATCGTCCGTCTCGCCTTCAAAATCGCCTCTATCCCCATCACCATCGTTCTGCTCTTCCTTGTCTACTGCTACCTGCCCAACACCAAGGTGTCGAAGAAGCATGTCCTGCCGCGCGCGATCATCGTCGGACTCGTCCTCGAAGCCCTCAAGTGGATCAACATGCTCGTGTGGCCCTGGATGTACAAGAAGTTCTCCCACGAGTACGGTGTCTTCGTGAATTCCATCACCATCTTCACCTGGGGCTTCGTCGCCGGCCTCGTCGTTTTGGCGGGCGCCGAGTGGACTGCCCGCAGTGTGCGGCAGGCTGTAACTACCTCCGTCCTCAGAGCGCCAATTCAAGATAGAATAGGGGCGGAATCCGAGCCCCGATCTTAG
- a CDS encoding metallophosphoesterase, which translates to MERRAFLGTAAIAPFTCLKAAAAPSSFRFIHFTDTHIQPELRASAGTNACFAAINREPHDFAICGGDTVMDAFEQPHERAKSLFDLYGATVRDLAKPVYTVPGNHDVFGVSTKSGVAPSDPMYGKKFYEDRLGARYGSFEYQGWHFIRLDSVFITAQKTYEGRVDDEQLAWLKRDLERAGRTTPVVVVTHIPLATAFGLFPFPDLPELRPVLTVANARQVLALFEGYNLKAVLQGHTHIAEKVEHEGTVFVTSGAVCGNWWKGPHYGTKEGYAVLTVRGEDISWEYRTYGWKAV; encoded by the coding sequence ATGGAACGACGCGCCTTTCTGGGAACAGCGGCAATCGCACCTTTTACATGCCTGAAGGCCGCCGCAGCACCTAGCTCATTTCGTTTCATACACTTCACCGATACCCACATTCAACCGGAACTGCGTGCGTCGGCGGGCACGAATGCCTGTTTCGCGGCCATCAACCGGGAGCCGCACGACTTCGCGATCTGCGGCGGCGATACGGTGATGGATGCGTTCGAGCAGCCGCACGAGCGGGCGAAGTCGCTTTTCGACCTGTATGGCGCGACCGTGCGGGACCTGGCCAAACCCGTATACACGGTGCCCGGCAACCACGACGTGTTCGGCGTTTCGACGAAGAGCGGAGTGGCACCGTCCGATCCGATGTACGGGAAGAAGTTCTATGAAGACCGGCTGGGCGCGCGGTACGGGTCGTTCGAGTACCAGGGCTGGCACTTCATCCGGCTGGACTCGGTGTTCATCACCGCACAGAAGACCTATGAAGGGCGAGTAGACGACGAACAACTGGCGTGGCTGAAGCGGGACCTGGAGAGGGCCGGGCGAACGACCCCGGTTGTCGTCGTGACCCACATACCGTTGGCGACAGCCTTTGGTTTGTTTCCGTTTCCCGACCTGCCCGAGTTGCGGCCGGTGCTGACCGTGGCCAATGCGCGTCAGGTGCTGGCCCTGTTCGAGGGATACAATTTGAAGGCGGTGCTGCAGGGCCACACTCACATCGCGGAGAAGGTGGAGCATGAGGGCACTGTTTTTGTGACCTCTGGCGCGGTCTGTGGCAACTGGTGGAAGGGCCCGCACTACGGCACGAAAGAAGGCTACGCGGTGCTGACGGTGCGTGGTGAAGACATTTCCTGGGAGTATCGAACCTATGGCTGGAAAGCCGTTTGA
- a CDS encoding sodium/solute symporter (Members of the Solute:Sodium Symporter (SSS), TC 2.A.21 as described in tcdb.org, catalyze solute:Na+ symport. Known solutes for members of the family include sugars, amino acids, nucleosides, inositols, vitamins, urea or anions, depending on the system.) → MMHLAVGGLDLAVILVYLAGVVGIGCYAGFVRRRGGGEGSHYFLAGNTLTWPVIGLAMFAANISTVHLVSLAEAAYKYGLVFGHFEWMAGFTLILLSLFFAPLYLRSKVPTLPDFLERRFNRKCRDLLAVVSLFSAIVIHIGIALYTAAFVLRGILGLVPGSTVLGMDALMFFIIALGVLTGIYTMLGGLLAVVWTESIQTVLLLLGAIVITVVAWNRLGGWEVLVATLAVKAHPLAGTAKDIPATTGNFLNMARDASDLSGLPWYSVILGYPVLGIWYWCADQTIVQRVLAARDEKQARLGPLFCAFLKILPVFFFVLPGTICVALVQNNAFQGDGPATAADTYTFMITRLLPVGLKGLVTAAMLAAAMQTCSAALNSTATLFAYDIYKRWKPETTDHKLVVIGKITTVVATVLAIVWSPLLSHYNTIYDGLVRLVSYVSPPITAVFLIGVFWKKASGRGAYITMTSGAVFGAAMFVLDFAGYGVKDFMLTAFGMFLLCSVVLVVASRAFPERLKAEAEPLVWARWSESFEGDAGGRGLADYRVLSAVVAVTFVILYALVW, encoded by the coding sequence ATGATGCACTTGGCGGTTGGTGGGCTCGACCTGGCCGTGATCCTGGTCTATCTGGCTGGAGTTGTAGGGATTGGCTGTTATGCGGGCTTTGTCCGGCGCCGTGGTGGCGGGGAGGGCAGTCACTACTTCCTGGCTGGCAATACTTTGACCTGGCCCGTCATCGGTCTGGCCATGTTCGCCGCCAATATCTCCACCGTGCATCTGGTGAGCCTGGCTGAGGCGGCCTACAAGTACGGGCTCGTGTTTGGGCACTTTGAGTGGATGGCGGGCTTCACATTGATCCTGCTGTCGCTGTTTTTCGCGCCGCTCTATCTACGGTCGAAGGTGCCGACGCTGCCCGATTTTCTGGAGCGGCGTTTCAACCGCAAGTGCCGCGACCTGCTGGCTGTGGTCTCGTTGTTCTCGGCGATTGTCATCCATATAGGGATTGCGCTCTACACCGCGGCGTTTGTACTGCGCGGCATCCTCGGCCTGGTGCCCGGCTCCACCGTCCTTGGAATGGATGCGTTGATGTTCTTCATCATCGCTTTGGGCGTACTGACGGGCATCTACACAATGCTGGGGGGCCTGCTGGCGGTGGTGTGGACTGAGAGCATCCAGACCGTCCTGCTGCTGCTGGGCGCGATCGTGATCACGGTGGTGGCCTGGAACCGGCTGGGTGGCTGGGAGGTACTGGTGGCCACGCTGGCCGTCAAGGCGCACCCATTGGCTGGCACGGCGAAGGACATCCCCGCCACCACCGGCAACTTCCTAAATATGGCGCGGGACGCGTCGGATCTGTCGGGGCTGCCCTGGTACAGCGTGATTCTCGGCTATCCCGTGCTGGGCATCTGGTACTGGTGCGCCGACCAGACGATCGTCCAGCGGGTACTGGCGGCACGGGACGAGAAGCAGGCGCGGCTGGGTCCTCTGTTTTGCGCGTTCCTGAAGATCCTGCCGGTGTTCTTTTTCGTATTGCCGGGCACGATCTGCGTGGCACTGGTGCAGAACAATGCGTTTCAGGGCGATGGCCCGGCAACGGCCGCCGATACGTACACCTTCATGATCACCCGCCTGCTGCCCGTCGGCCTGAAGGGCCTGGTCACGGCGGCGATGCTGGCAGCGGCGATGCAGACCTGTTCAGCCGCGTTGAACTCGACCGCCACCTTGTTCGCTTACGACATCTACAAGCGGTGGAAGCCGGAAACGACCGATCACAAGCTCGTGGTAATCGGCAAGATCACCACCGTGGTGGCCACTGTTCTGGCGATCGTGTGGTCGCCGTTGTTGAGCCACTACAACACGATTTATGACGGGCTGGTGCGTCTGGTCTCCTATGTCTCACCGCCCATCACGGCGGTGTTTCTGATTGGGGTTTTCTGGAAGAAGGCATCGGGGAGGGGCGCGTACATCACGATGACGTCGGGCGCGGTCTTCGGCGCGGCGATGTTCGTGCTCGACTTCGCGGGCTACGGGGTGAAGGACTTCATGCTGACCGCGTTCGGGATGTTCCTGTTGTGCTCGGTGGTGTTGGTGGTTGCGTCGCGCGCATTCCCCGAGCGGCTGAAAGCCGAGGCGGAACCGCTGGTTTGGGCGCGCTGGAGTGAATCGTTCGAAGGGGATGCCGGTGGGCGAGGCCTGGCGGATTACCGGGTGCTGTCCGCAGTGGTAGCGGTGACGTTCGTCATCCTTTACGCACTGGTGTGGTAA
- a CDS encoding sugar phosphate isomerase/epimerase family protein, producing the protein MAGKPFEPVLHSVSYAGVWPGQARLTLDGFLEKAAQLKFPAVMLMAKRPHFSVLDYDREACLRLSEKLEMLGLRCAVVAGYNNFSADAEHPDIPQREFQLAHIEALCRRARDIGAPVVRIFTAYEHPSFAMHTLVETLREAAQRAADFGVTLGVQNHHDCAGHYLSFLDLLGAVDHPNCRACFDAWSPALQGDDVAEAARRMAPWTVHTTAADYQYRPRFRYVPAQVNYEALTPAVQAVPMGEGFIDYEAFLEGLHAGDYPGPLAYEMCSPLLGGGSEENLDRTAAAFLAWLAG; encoded by the coding sequence ATGGCTGGAAAGCCGTTTGAGCCTGTACTGCATTCGGTGAGCTATGCCGGAGTCTGGCCGGGCCAGGCTCGGCTGACGTTGGACGGGTTTCTCGAGAAGGCGGCGCAGCTCAAGTTTCCAGCCGTGATGCTGATGGCGAAGAGGCCCCATTTCTCCGTGCTGGATTACGATCGGGAAGCCTGTCTGCGGCTGAGCGAAAAGCTGGAGATGTTGGGGCTGCGGTGCGCCGTCGTGGCCGGCTACAACAACTTCTCGGCCGACGCCGAGCATCCGGACATTCCCCAACGCGAGTTCCAGTTGGCGCATATCGAGGCGTTGTGCCGGAGGGCGCGAGATATAGGGGCACCGGTGGTAAGGATCTTCACGGCATACGAGCACCCGTCGTTCGCCATGCACACACTGGTGGAGACACTGCGTGAGGCGGCGCAGCGGGCGGCCGATTTCGGGGTGACGCTGGGTGTCCAGAACCACCACGACTGCGCCGGACACTACCTGTCGTTTCTGGACCTTCTCGGTGCTGTAGACCACCCCAACTGTAGGGCGTGCTTCGATGCGTGGAGCCCAGCGCTCCAAGGTGACGACGTGGCGGAAGCGGCGCGGCGCATGGCACCGTGGACCGTGCATACGACGGCCGCGGACTATCAGTACCGGCCGCGGTTCCGCTACGTGCCGGCGCAGGTCAACTACGAGGCGCTGACGCCGGCCGTACAGGCTGTGCCGATGGGCGAGGGGTTCATCGACTACGAAGCGTTTCTGGAGGGTTTGCACGCAGGTGACTATCCGGGTCCCCTGGCGTACGAAATGTGCAGCCCGCTGCTGGGTGGAGGTTCGGAGGAGAATCTGGACCGGACGGCCGCCGCGTTTCTGGCGTGGCTAGCCGGCTAG